In Rhipicephalus microplus isolate Deutch F79 chromosome 9, USDA_Rmic, whole genome shotgun sequence, one genomic interval encodes:
- the LOC142771463 gene encoding uncharacterized protein LOC142771463, translating into MAPKKQTTNAGKSSVKKRTTSRRRPMATATHSTSSTSETPSTTPARNAKKGSSHRKNMSSNTYSKDMSSGKRRILHQPRRASSSSRRGKRGRRLESSWSASTTRSSSASRSYSDTSRQASSGSFTTSSSSISATTGSMPSQGSTRRASTRTTDRSTSDRESWRSSRASRPTVENKYAARNRHAESTSRSASTNSTMNSRRNVAVTPLKKGGGQRRRRSSSASCSAPTRPSVKQRRKRAIASSKKPKWSRFSSYSDSTSDASSAMNRERIRKTPTASTKRILRGKKKLERRKNSGWSSSRSSDSTTGAPKAKKSKRSKSTVKGSANKKGRTARSESAETNAMANEHENDVQLRQRRHPSKRDSKKGQIPNFVRCLVNFIFSEPRDLRYTI; encoded by the coding sequence ATGGCACCAAAGAAGCAAACAACAAATGCAGGCAAGTCATCTGTAAAGAAGAGGACTACATCACGCCGCCGACCCATGGCGACAGCAACCCACAGCACGTCCTCAACATCTGAAACGCCGTCGACAACGCCGGCAAGGAACGCAAAGAAAGGTTCATCTCATCGCAAGAACATGTCAAGTAACACGTACTCCAAAGATATGAGCTCTGGAAAGCGCAGAATTCTGCACCAGCCACGCAGAGCCTCTTCGTCGTCCAGACGCGGCAAGAGGGGCCGGAGGCTCGAAAGCTCCTGGTCCGCTTCAACGACACGAAGCAGTTCTGCCTCGCGCAGTTATTCAGACACTTCACGTCAGGCAAGCAGCGGATCATTCACTACGAGCTCTTCGAGCATCAGTGCAACAACTGGAAGTATGCCCTCGCAGGGGAGTACCAGAAGGGCCTCGACCCGCACCACCGATAGAAGTACGAGCGACCGAGAAAGCTGGCGCAGCTCAAGGGCTTCAAGACCAACTGTTGAAAACAAGTATGCTGCACGAAACCGCCACGCAGAGAGCACGTCCCGAAGCGCTAGCACCAACAGCACCATGAATAGCCGTCGCAACGTGGCTGTCACTCCGCTTAAGAAGGGCGGAGGACAACGCCGTCGTCGGTCCAGCAGTGCGTCCTGCAGTGCCCCCACTAGGCCCAGCGTGAAGCAACGCCGTAAAAGGGCTATCGCTTCATCTAAAAAGCCAAAGTGGTCACGCTTCAGCAGTTACTCTGACAGCACTTCTGACGCCAGCAGCGCTATGAACAGGGAACGAATTCGGAAGACCCCCACTGCTTCGACCAAAAGAATTCTTAGGGGCAAGAAAAAGTTGGAAAGACGTAAGAACTCCGGATGGTCTTCGTCTCGCAGCAGTGACAGCACTACTGGAGCGCCAAAAGCTAAGAAATCTAAGCGCTCGAAGAGTACCGTGAAGGGTAGTGCGAACAAGAAGGGACGAACGGCCCGAAGTGAATCAGCCGAAACGAATGCAATGGCAAACGAACATGAAAACGACGTGCAACTGAGACAAAGAAGACACCCGTCCAAGCGCGATTCAAAGAAAGGCCAGATTCCCAATTTCGTGCGCTGCTTAGTGAATTTCATTTTTTCGGAGCCAAGGGACCTCCGTTACACTATATGA